The following DNA comes from Janthinobacterium sp. TB1-E2.
GCCGTTTGCGCTGGCGCAACTGGCCATCGTTTCTTGCCGCAACCGCTTGCTGTTCGGCGACGCCAGCTTGCCCCCGGGCGGCAGTTGCGACGCGCCCGGCGCTGCGGCCTCGCACGGCGTGTTCCTCGCGCGCGTGCGCGTTTGCGACACGGAAGAGGGGCCGTTGCGCGACGACTTGTGCCTCGCATATGGCAAGAACTACAAGCCGGTGGGCGCCGTGCAGCGCCATGGCGGCAGGGTGCGCGTGGGCGTGTTCGGCCACTTGAACGGCCAGCCCGCCAGCGCCGGCCCCGTGTATGGCGGCGTGCTGCGCGCGCCGCTGGCCCACGTGGGCAGGCAGCGCTGGGCGGCGCCCGATTTTATGCCGCAAGACAATGCCGACGCCGAGTGGAATCCCGCCAACGGCGTGTATGCGGCTCAATCTACGTCTCAGGCTGCGGGCTTTGGCGGCGGGGTGACCGCTTACATCAATGGCTTGGGCCGCGGCAATGCCGGGCATCCCGGTGCGTACGCGAAGGCGGCGCCGCTGGCTGAATTGCTGTACGAATCGCTGCGCTACCTGCAGGGACGGCAGGCAAGCCCTGTCGTGCCGCCAGCCACGGCCCCGCCTGCCATCGACGATGGCTTGCCGGTCGTGACGCCATGGAGCGACCCGCAAACAGCCAGTTGCCAGCGCCACATCGTCGTCAGCCTCGGCGATGCTGGCATGGCGGGCGACCGTTACGTGCCCGGCAATGCTCCTGTGATTCCCGCATCCAACGGCGACCGCGCACGCGCTGCCGATGGATTCGCGCCGCCGGCGTTCGACGCGATGGCCTGGACGCATGCGGTGGGCAGCCTGGAAAGCGGCGGCGCGCAGGGCAATCCCGCGCCGCGGCCCGACCTGGCGGCACTGGAATTGCTGGCCGACGGGGCTGGCGGCGCCAGCTACCATGCGGCTGGCTTGGCTTACTGGTCGCATGTGCAGGCTTTGCGTCCTGGCGGCAAGAACGACGGCGTTGCCAAGGTCGAGCACTACGCGGGCGACTTGCGCCAGGGCGACCCGGCCGCCATGCCCCTTTCTACGCCCTTGCTGTTGGCAGCCAAATATGGCGGCTTTCTCGATGCGAACGGTGACGCCAACCCGTTCACGAGCGCAACGGGCAGCGCGCTGGACGAGTGGAGCCTGGATGGCCGCTGGCCCGCCCATTACTTGCCCGGCAGCGATCCGGTCGCCCTGATCGCGGGACTGCGCGCAGCCTTTGCGGCCGCCGACAAGGCTACCTTGCCGGCGACGCTCGCCGGGCCGTCCCTGATGGCGCTGGCCAGCGGTACGGAAGAGGCATACTGGTTCCAGACGCAGCTGCGCCTGGCCGATGGCGGCATGACCGTGTCGCGCACCGCGTTTGCCGTGGGCGCCGATGGCGCAGTGCTTCCCGGCAAGCCATGGTGGCGCGCCGGCGGCCTGGATAAGCCTGCGCCGGATGGAGCGCCGCCGGCCTTGCGCCCCGTCTACACGCTCGATGCCAAGGGTGCCCTGATGCCGCTGGCCTGGAAGGGGCTCGATACGGAACAGCGCGGTGCATTCGACGGCGGCGATGGACGGGGAGAAGCGCGCCTGGCGTATCTGCTGGGCCAGCGCACGCACGAGGTGGGCCAGCCGGGCGGCTTCCTGCGGCGCCGCTCAGGTAGCCTGGGTACCGCGCCGCATGGCAATCTGTTGTACGTGGGCGCGCCCGGGCTGGGCATGCCGGGCGCCAGCTATGGCGTGCACCGCAAGGCGCTGCTGCAGCGACGCAAAATGCTGTACCTGGGCGCCAACGACGGCTTGCTGCATGGCTTCGATGCGCGTACGGGCAGCGAAGTGTTTGCCTATCTGCCGCAAGCGCTGCTGCGCGCTGCGTCAGCCGTTGCGAGCACTCACTACAGCCCTGGCCCGCTGCTCGACGGTGCGGCGGCCACGGCGGAAGTAATGGCGCTCGGACATTGGAAGACGGTGCTGGTGTCGGGTATGGGCGGCGGGGCGCAAGGCGTGTTTGCACTCGACATTACCGACCCGGCCCGCTTCGCGCACGACGGGGCGCTGTGGGAATTCACGGACCGCGACGACAGGCTGATGGGCAACGTGCGTGCGCCGCCCGCCTTCGCCCGCATCAACATGGGCGGCAAGGAGGGCGCGCCTGCCTACCGCGATTTTGCTGTCGTCGCCAGCGGCTATAACAACCATGTCAATGACGGCAAGGACACGACGGCGCCCGCATCGGCCGCCGCCATCTTCCTGCTGGCGCTGGACAAGGCGCCCGGCACGCCATGGACGTTGGGAAGTAATTACTTCCGGCTCAAGGTGCCTGTGGCCAGCGGTGGCGGTGATGGTGGCCATGACAGCGAGGCGGATACGGGCGCCAATGCCGCCCCCCACGCGCTGGGCCCGCCCGCCGTGGTGCCGGGTGGCGACGGCGCGCTGGCTTTCCTGTATGCGGGCGATTTGCAGGGCAATATCTGGCGTTTCGACTTGACTGGCGGGCCGCCGTGGAAGGATGGGCAGGGGCGCAAGCTCGTCTTTGTCGCGCGCGATGCGCTGGGCCGGCGCCAGCCCGTGACGCAGCAGCTGAACGTGGCCTACGCGCCCGGTGGCGGCTATCTGCTGCTGTTCGGCACGGGCAAGCTGGTAGAAGCGGCCGATACCTGGCCCGCCGCCTTTCTGTCGCAGTCGTTTTACGCCGTGCACGACGATGTGCGCGAGTCGTCCCCAACGCGCAGCCGGTCCGACCTGGAACAGCGCAGCCTGGGCGAGACGGCGGGCGGCGTGCGCGTGGACGGCGCCGAACTGCGCTACACAGGCAGCGACGCGATGCGCGGCTGGTACCTCGATTTTCTCGATACCGCGCAAACGGGCGAACGCAGCATCAACAGTGCCGTGCTGACCGCTGGCAAGGTGCTGTTCAATACCGTCCTCCCCGGGCGCGATCCTTGCGCCACGCCAGTCACCCGCCTGTACGTGCTCGACGTGCTGAGCGGTTTTGCCGCCGATGGCGCCGGGGTCGTGCAGGCGGGCGCGCAGACGGGACGCTTGTACGATGGCCTGGCGCGTGCGCCGCCGCTGGCGCTGGAACTGAACAGCACGGTGGGTGCCGCGACGGCGGCAGGGCGGGCCGAGGGGCGCAAGGAACTGGCCGTGCTGCAACCGGGCTTGCCCGGCGCTGCCAGCGGGGCGGTGCTCAAGGTTGTCAGCGCGCCGCTGCCGGCCCGGCGCCTGAGCTGGCGCGAAGTGGCGAACTGGCGCGAATTGCACGAGGCGGCCAAGAAAAAATAGGCTCGGCAAGGCGGGTGCTGCGTATCGGCTGGCGCTTTTTTGGGAAGAAGGGAGGTCGCATGGGAGCGCTGGCAAGCCGGAACCGGGCCGCAGCAAACGGTGGCGCCCCGTCTGCCGTCTTGGGCTTCAGCCTGATCGAACTGCTGTCCGCGCTGGCGATCATGAGCCTGCTGCTGGCGCTGGCCGTGCCCGCTTATCACGGTCACGTCGTGCGTGCCAAGCGGGTGCAGGGGCAGGCGGCCCTGCTGCGGCTGATGCAACAGCAGGAGCGCTATTACTCGCAAAACAATCACTATCTCGCGTTTTCCTCGTCGTCGCCGGCTTCGCAGGCGCAGCAATTCCCGTGGTGGTCGGGCGAAGAAGGTGCGGCCGGCAGCGCATATGAAATCGAGGCGCTGGCCTGTCCCGGCCTGGCGATCGGGCAATGCGTGCTGTTGCGCGCCCTGCCGGGCACGTCCAAGGTCGATGCGCAGTTCCAGGATGCCGATTGCGGCGTGATGTCCTTGAGCAGCACGGGCCAGCGCGGCAGCAGCGGCCCGGCCAGCCATTGCTGGCCCTAAGCCATGACCACGCGCAAGCGGCCACCGCGGAGCAGGCACACATTCGGGCGTACCCTCGGGCACACCATGCTCGAATTGCTGGCCGTGCTGGCGATTGCCGCACTGCTGGCGGCCGCCGCCATGCCCAGCTTGCAGCAGGTGCTGGCGCGCCAGCAAGTGCGCGCGGCGGCCACGGACTTGTTCTCTGCCATCGAATTGACGCGGGCGCAGGCGATGGCGCGCGGGCAGCGCGTGCTGCTGATGCCGGCCGGGCCCGGTGGCACGGATTGGCGCACGGGCTGGCTGGTCTTCATCGACCGCAATGCCAGCCTGGCGTTCGATGGCGATGACGAATTGCTGTTCCGCCAGGGACCGCTGCCGGAGGGCATCACGGCACAGTTCGTGTTCTCGTCGGCCACGGCGCCGTTTTATATCGCCTACAATGGCGCAGGACGCAGTTGCAGCGCGACCAATAGTCTGGCGGCGCGCTGGGGTACCTTGTCCCTGGCTTTGGGAAAGCAGGTGCGCCATATTAAAATCAATATGCTGGGCAGGGTGCGCGTGTGCGACCCGCAGCAGCAGGCGGCCAATTGCAGCGGCGTGGCCGACAGTTCGTAGCAAGACTGACCAATTACTCACCTTCAAGCAAAGTAGCCCGTGGAAATACTTAACGATATCGATGGCATGCGCCTGGCGCTGGAATGGGCGGCGCGCGGTCTGTACACGACCTCGCCCAATCCCCGCATCGGCTGCGTGATCGTCAGGGATGGCCAGGTGATCGGCGCCGGCGTGACGCAGGCGGCCGGGCAGGATCATGCCGAGGTGCAAGCGCTGGCCAATGCGGCGGCGCGCGGCAACGATGTGCGCGGCGCCACCGCCTATGTCACCCTGGAACCGTGCAACCACCACGGCCGCACGCCGCCATGCTCCGATGCACTCGTGCGCGCGGGGCTGGGCCGCGTCGTGGCCGCCATGACGGACCCGAACCCGCTGGTGGCGGGGCAGGGGCTGGCCAAGCTGCAAGCGGCCGGCATCGCCGTCACCACGGATGTGCTGGCCGACGAGGCCTATGAAATGAATATCGGCTTCTTTTCGCGCATGCAGCGCGGCAAGCCGTGGGTGCGCATGAAAACGGCGGCCAGCCTGGACGGCATGACGGCCTTGCACAATGGGCAAAGCCAGTGGATCACGGGGCCGCAGGCGCGCGCCGACGGCCACGCGTGGCGCGCGCGCGCCTGCGCCATCCTGACGGGCATCGGCACGGTCAAGGCGGACGACCCGCAACTGAACGTGCGCGCCGTGGAGACGCCGCGCCAGCCGCGCCGCATCGTCGTCGACAGCCGGCTCGACATCAGCCTCGACGCGCGCATCCTGCAAGGTGGCGGCACGTGGATCGTGGCGGCCGTCGCCAACCCGGAAAAGGAAGCGCAGCTGCAGGCGCTCGGTGCGGAAGTCATCGTGCTGCCGAACGGGGACGGCAAGGTCGACCTGCCCGCGCTGATGCTGGAACTGGGACGGCGGCAAATCAATGAAGTCCACGTCGAGGCCGGCGCCAAGCTGAATGGTTCGCTGATACGCGAAGGCTGCGTCGACGAGTTGCTGGTCTACCTGGCGCCCACCTTGCTGGGCGATGCGCAAGGCATGTTTGACTTGCCCGCATTGACGGATATCAAGCAACAGCGCACTTTGCAATTTCACCAGGTTCAGCAAGTGGGCGAAGATGTGCGTATCCTTGCAAGATTCGCCCAGCGCAATTAATACTTTTACACTTTATAGGGTTAGTTCATGTTTACAGGAATTGTTGCCGCCATCGGCAAGATTGAAACCGTGCAGCCGCTCGACGGCGGCCTCGATGCAGGCGTGCGCCTGAACATCCACGCGGGCGGCTTGCCGCTGGCCGATGTGGCCCTGGGCGATTCGATCGCCATCAATGGCGCCTGCATGACGGTGGTGGAAAAATCGGACACGGGTTTCGCCGTCGATGTCTCGCGTGAAAGCCTCAATTGCACCGTGGGCCTCGATACCACCACGGAAGTGAACCTGGAAAAAGCCCTGACCCTGGCCGAGCGCTTGGGGGGGCACCTGGTCTCCGGCCACGTTGACGGCCTGGGCATCGTGCGCAAGTTCGAAGCCGTGGGCGAATCGTGGGAACTGGTGATCGAAGCGCCCCATGAGCTGGCGAAATACCTGGCCTTCAAGGGTTCCGTCGTCGTCAATGGCGTGTCCCTGACCGTCAACCGGGTGGAAGACTTGGGCGCGGGCGCCGTCAACGGCTGCCGTTTCTCGATCAACCTGATCCCGCACACGATTGCCATGACGACCCTGAAACACTTGACGGTCGATGGCAAGGTCAACCTGGAAATCGACCTGATCGCCCGCTATGTCGAGCGCATGTTGTCCTTGGACAAGGCTGCCGCTTAACACCACAGCTTGAAGCAGCACACCAGCGGCCTTGCCAAGCGTGTGTTGCTTTTCTTTCAGACGCGCATACTATGAAGCTTTCCGCAGTGGAGGCTAGCCATGGACCCGATTTCGCGCGCAACCGTGCCCAACACCATCCCGGCCACGTCCCGCGTGGGCGAGACGGTACCGCTGGCGCCGCTGGCGCCTGCGCTGCCCGTGCCGCCGTCCAGCGCGGCGGCGGCCCTTGCCATCCAGTCCTCGACCCAGGTCGACATCTCCCCGCTGGGCCAGTTCCTGTCCGGCGTGGCCTTGTCGCGCCGGCAACTGCTGGCCTTGCAAGGCGCCACGGAAGAGGCCAGGGCGGCAAATACTCCCGTGAATGTCAATGACGACTTGCTGGCGCTGGCGCGGCAGTTGACGGAATCGTTCGCCCAGCTGCAAACGAGCGGCATCGACGCCAGCCAGCTGGCGACGGCCGGCGACACGCCGGGCAGCCTGGCGCAGCGCTATGATTTATTGTCGGGCGACGGCACGACGGATGCGGCCGCCGCGCTGGCGCAGGACGGCAGCTTGCTCACGCAAGCGCAGCTGGCCCGTATCGGCATCGACTTGCGCAATGAAGATGTCGATGCGCCAACGTTGCAAGCCGCCTATGCGGCGGACAGCAATGCCACCCTGGACGCCTTGCAACAGGGAACGGACGTGCTGGCACAGGTGGGCGCCGTGCTGGCCCGGCAGCAGGGCGCGCCGCTGGAGGCCAATGTCGAAGCGGATTTAACGGGCGAAACATTGCCGTCCGGCGCCGTGCAGGCGTCGCAAGCCACGCAGCCGCAGGCCGTCGACGTGGCGCCGCCGCAAACGGCTGCCATCGCACAGCGGCAGCTGGAACTGCAGCAGCAACTGGAAGCGGAAGAGCTGAACCTGGACTTGCAGGAACTGCGGCCGCCACCGGCGACAGCCGGCCAGGATCTGCAGCAGGCGCAGAAGGCCGGCCAGCAGCGTTTTGACGCCCAAGATATCGACACGCAGCGCCTGGACGCCGAACGCCAGGCCCCGCGGCAGGAAGACGCGCGCCTGGACGCATTGCGCCAGGATCAATTGCAACAGACGCAGCGCGAAGAGCAGGCACAGGCGGCAGCCGATGCGATGGAGCGTGCACGGCTGACCTCGGCACAGCTGGCCGACAGCGATGCCCAGCTGCGTGCGCAGGCAGAGGCCGCGCGTGCGCAGACCCAGGCGCGCGATACCCAGTTACAGGCGCAAGCAGGACTGGAGGCGACGGCCCAGGCCCAGCTGGCCCAGCAAAATGCCCAGGCGCAGCAGCAAGCCGCGCAAGCAGCGGGCCAGGCCGTGCCCTTGCCCTCATCGCAAGACCCATCCGTGGCGGCGGCCATTGCCGCCTATAACCTGAACAATGCAGCCCTGAATCCCGGCCTGATGAACCGGCCAGTGCCGGCCAGCGACTCGCGCCTGCCGCTGGTGGCGCCCGTCGCTGCCGTGGAACCTGTCAAGCCCGTGCCTAAAATCTAGGGCAGCAGGGTCGCGTCCAGGGTGATGTTGGCTTTCAGCAGCTTCGATACGGGGCAGCCAGCCTTGGCCTTGCCCGTCAATTCCTCGAACTTCGCCTGGTCGGCACCCGGGATCTTCGCTTTGAGGATCAGGTGGACGGCCGTGATGGCGAAGCCGTCGTCGACCTTGTCGAGAGTCACTTCGGCCGTCGTCTCCATCTTTTCCGCCGTCAGGCCCGCTTCGCCGAGGATCAGCGACAGGGCCATGGTGAAACAGCCCGCGTGGGCGGCGCCGATCAATTCCTCGGGATTCGTGCCCGGCTTGCCTTCGAAGCGGCTGGCAAAGCCATAGGGATATTCCTGCAAGGCGCCGCTGCGCGTGCTGATGGCGCCCTTGCCATCCTTGATGCCGCCTGACCAGATGGCCGATCCGTTGGTTTTCATATTGCCGCTCCTGTGTGGGGTGTCGCTGCGAGTGGGGTATCAGCGCCGTGGCGGTGACTGGCTGATCTTATGCTCTTTGCAAGGCCGGCGGCGCGCGCTTTGCCGCCGCCGTGTGCGCCGGATCGGGGAATCGGCGCTTTGTGGGGCAGGCAGGGAGGCGGCCTGCATATTGGTGTTGCTGGACTGTCTTATTTCAGGTCTGCAAGCGCTAAATCCTTTAAAATAGCAGGTTATAAGAAAATTCCCGGAAATTCGCGGAATATTCTCGCTTGATGTTTCAGGTTTAGGTTCAGTTTTTAGTTACATTAACAACGCCTGGCAAAACCGTCGCGAGCGGAAGGGAGAGGTGGCCGAGAAGCGCAACCGTACGAAGGTACGGTGAGCATCGCAGGCCGCCTATACCGACGCGCAGCAGGTTTTGGCAGGCGTCATAAGAGGATGAACAATGTCTATATCCAGCACCGAAGAGATCGTCGCTGAATTGCGCGCCGGCCGCATGGTGATACTGGTCGATGAAGAAGACCGGGAAAATGAAGGCGATCTGGTGCTTGCCGCCGATTTCGTGACGCCTGAAGCCATCAATTTCATGATCACGCATGCGCGTGGCCTGGTCTGCCTGACCCTGACGGAAGAGCGTTGCGACGAGCTGAACCTGTCGATGATGACCTCGCGCAACGGCACCGCCTACGGTACCAACTTTACTGTTTCCATTGAAGCGGCCGAAGGCGTGACGACGGGCATTTCCGCCGCCGACCGCGCCAAGACCATCCAGGTGGCTGTTGCCAAGGGCACGCAGCCCAGCGATATCGTCCAGCCCGGCCATATCTTCCCGCTGAAAGCGCAAAAGGGCGGCGTGCTGATGCGCGCAGGCCATACGGAAGCCGGTTGCGACCTGACGGCCATGGCCGGCTTGACGCCCGCATCCGTGATTTGCGAAATCATGAAGGACGACGGCACCATGGCGCGTCTGCCGGACTTGCTGGTGTTTGCCGAGCAACATGGCCTGAAAATCGGCACGATTGCCGACCTGATCCATTACCGCAGCCAGACCGAGTCCCTGGTCGAACGCGTTGCCGAGCGCACCCTGCACACGGCGCATGGCGAATTCCGTTTGATCGCCTTCCGCGACAAGCCCAGCGCGTCGGCCCATCTGGCCCTCGTGCATGGCGACCTGGCTCCCGGCCTGGAAGCGCTGGTGCGCGTGCACCAGCCCGTTTCCCTGCTGGACGTGCTGGAAAGCGAAGCGACCACCCACTCGTGGACGGTGGCCGCCTCGATGGCCGCCATCAAGCAGGCCGAGCGTGGTGTGATGGTCTTGCTGAACTGCGGCGAGACGTCGAGCGAGCTGTTTGCCCAGTTCGCCGCCCTGGACACGCCGCAAGCCAAGCCGAAAGGCCGCGCCGCCAGCATGGACTTGCGCAGCTATGGCATCGGCGCGCAAATCCTGCGCGACCTGGGCGTGAGCAAGATGCAATTGCTGGCCAGCCCCCGCAAGATGCCGTCGATGGTCGGTTTCGACCTGGAAGTAACCGGTTTTCAGTGCCATCCTGGCCAGACGCCTAACTAAATCTACTGCGCGTCGCGATTTGCGGCCTGCGATGCTCACTGTACCTTCGTACAGTTGCGCTTCTCGACCACAACTCGCTGCCGCTCGCTACGATTTTGTCAGGCGTCAATGTGAGAGTAAACGATGGCGGCATGTGTGTGTCGCCCTGAACCACCAGATTAAAGAGGCTTATGATGACAGTAGGAGCATATGAAACCAATTTTGCCGGCGAAGGTTTGCGCGTCGGTATCGTCCAGGCACGATTCAATGAAATCGTCGGTGGTGGCTTGCTGTCGGCATGCCTGGAAGAGTTGAGCAAGCTGGGCGTGGCCGATGAAGATATCCTGCACGTGACCGTGCCGGGCGCCCTGGAAATCCCACTGATTCTGCAAAAAATGGCAGAAACCGAGCAATTCGACGCCCTGATCGCACTGGGCGCCGTGATTCGCGGTGAAACCTACCACTTC
Coding sequences within:
- a CDS encoding GspH/FimT family protein; amino-acid sequence: MLELLAVLAIAALLAAAAMPSLQQVLARQQVRAAATDLFSAIELTRAQAMARGQRVLLMPAGPGGTDWRTGWLVFIDRNASLAFDGDDELLFRQGPLPEGITAQFVFSSATAPFYIAYNGAGRSCSATNSLAARWGTLSLALGKQVRHIKINMLGRVRVCDPQQQAANCSGVADSS
- the ribD gene encoding bifunctional diaminohydroxyphosphoribosylaminopyrimidine deaminase/5-amino-6-(5-phosphoribosylamino)uracil reductase RibD; the encoded protein is MEILNDIDGMRLALEWAARGLYTTSPNPRIGCVIVRDGQVIGAGVTQAAGQDHAEVQALANAAARGNDVRGATAYVTLEPCNHHGRTPPCSDALVRAGLGRVVAAMTDPNPLVAGQGLAKLQAAGIAVTTDVLADEAYEMNIGFFSRMQRGKPWVRMKTAASLDGMTALHNGQSQWITGPQARADGHAWRARACAILTGIGTVKADDPQLNVRAVETPRQPRRIVVDSRLDISLDARILQGGGTWIVAAVANPEKEAQLQALGAEVIVLPNGDGKVDLPALMLELGRRQINEVHVEAGAKLNGSLIREGCVDELLVYLAPTLLGDAQGMFDLPALTDIKQQRTLQFHQVQQVGEDVRILARFAQRN
- the ribBA gene encoding bifunctional 3,4-dihydroxy-2-butanone-4-phosphate synthase/GTP cyclohydrolase II, coding for MSISSTEEIVAELRAGRMVILVDEEDRENEGDLVLAADFVTPEAINFMITHARGLVCLTLTEERCDELNLSMMTSRNGTAYGTNFTVSIEAAEGVTTGISAADRAKTIQVAVAKGTQPSDIVQPGHIFPLKAQKGGVLMRAGHTEAGCDLTAMAGLTPASVICEIMKDDGTMARLPDLLVFAEQHGLKIGTIADLIHYRSQTESLVERVAERTLHTAHGEFRLIAFRDKPSASAHLALVHGDLAPGLEALVRVHQPVSLLDVLESEATTHSWTVAASMAAIKQAERGVMVLLNCGETSSELFAQFAALDTPQAKPKGRAASMDLRSYGIGAQILRDLGVSKMQLLASPRKMPSMVGFDLEVTGFQCHPGQTPN
- a CDS encoding pilus assembly protein codes for the protein MRALMFAWLLFGWIFLACGAAVAGAPPVVLARADTGLYGARVLPNLLLNLSLTHAAAAAAHGGDYAPQREYAGYFHARMCYSYPYRSKDGVMLPDLRVATAYFSVLKPADALHGCGGDSFSGNFLNWASASMLDIVRYALTGGDRVIDEVRKTVLQRAYLPDADSPIDFFAHPVFFPRKLLQTGVAAATPFALAQLAIVSCRNRLLFGDASLPPGGSCDAPGAAASHGVFLARVRVCDTEEGPLRDDLCLAYGKNYKPVGAVQRHGGRVRVGVFGHLNGQPASAGPVYGGVLRAPLAHVGRQRWAAPDFMPQDNADAEWNPANGVYAAQSTSQAAGFGGGVTAYINGLGRGNAGHPGAYAKAAPLAELLYESLRYLQGRQASPVVPPATAPPAIDDGLPVVTPWSDPQTASCQRHIVVSLGDAGMAGDRYVPGNAPVIPASNGDRARAADGFAPPAFDAMAWTHAVGSLESGGAQGNPAPRPDLAALELLADGAGGASYHAAGLAYWSHVQALRPGGKNDGVAKVEHYAGDLRQGDPAAMPLSTPLLLAAKYGGFLDANGDANPFTSATGSALDEWSLDGRWPAHYLPGSDPVALIAGLRAAFAAADKATLPATLAGPSLMALASGTEEAYWFQTQLRLADGGMTVSRTAFAVGADGAVLPGKPWWRAGGLDKPAPDGAPPALRPVYTLDAKGALMPLAWKGLDTEQRGAFDGGDGRGEARLAYLLGQRTHEVGQPGGFLRRRSGSLGTAPHGNLLYVGAPGLGMPGASYGVHRKALLQRRKMLYLGANDGLLHGFDARTGSEVFAYLPQALLRAASAVASTHYSPGPLLDGAAATAEVMALGHWKTVLVSGMGGGAQGVFALDITDPARFAHDGALWEFTDRDDRLMGNVRAPPAFARINMGGKEGAPAYRDFAVVASGYNNHVNDGKDTTAPASAAAIFLLALDKAPGTPWTLGSNYFRLKVPVASGGGDGGHDSEADTGANAAPHALGPPAVVPGGDGALAFLYAGDLQGNIWRFDLTGGPPWKDGQGRKLVFVARDALGRRQPVTQQLNVAYAPGGGYLLLFGTGKLVEAADTWPAAFLSQSFYAVHDDVRESSPTRSRSDLEQRSLGETAGGVRVDGAELRYTGSDAMRGWYLDFLDTAQTGERSINSAVLTAGKVLFNTVLPGRDPCATPVTRLYVLDVLSGFAADGAGVVQAGAQTGRLYDGLARAPPLALELNSTVGAATAAGRAEGRKELAVLQPGLPGAASGAVLKVVSAPLPARRLSWREVANWRELHEAAKKK
- the ribH gene encoding 6,7-dimethyl-8-ribityllumazine synthase, coding for MTVGAYETNFAGEGLRVGIVQARFNEIVGGGLLSACLEELSKLGVADEDILHVTVPGALEIPLILQKMAETEQFDALIALGAVIRGETYHFELVSNESGAGITRVGLDYGIPIANAVLTTENDEQAEVRMLVKGAEAARVAVEMANLAQALEELQDTDED
- a CDS encoding type IV pilin protein, which translates into the protein MGALASRNRAAANGGAPSAVLGFSLIELLSALAIMSLLLALAVPAYHGHVVRAKRVQGQAALLRLMQQQERYYSQNNHYLAFSSSSPASQAQQFPWWSGEEGAAGSAYEIEALACPGLAIGQCVLLRALPGTSKVDAQFQDADCGVMSLSSTGQRGSSGPASHCWP
- a CDS encoding riboflavin synthase, with the protein product MFTGIVAAIGKIETVQPLDGGLDAGVRLNIHAGGLPLADVALGDSIAINGACMTVVEKSDTGFAVDVSRESLNCTVGLDTTTEVNLEKALTLAERLGGHLVSGHVDGLGIVRKFEAVGESWELVIEAPHELAKYLAFKGSVVVNGVSLTVNRVEDLGAGAVNGCRFSINLIPHTIAMTTLKHLTVDGKVNLEIDLIARYVERMLSLDKAAA
- a CDS encoding OsmC family protein, encoding MKTNGSAIWSGGIKDGKGAISTRSGALQEYPYGFASRFEGKPGTNPEELIGAAHAGCFTMALSLILGEAGLTAEKMETTAEVTLDKVDDGFAITAVHLILKAKIPGADQAKFEELTGKAKAGCPVSKLLKANITLDATLLP